The following proteins come from a genomic window of Tepidisphaeraceae bacterium:
- a CDS encoding HU family DNA-binding protein, with product MAKAPAKALTKSEIAATLAEKVGISKKQVNLFFQEQANLAYKHAKNTFVVPGIGKLVLAESPAREMVMRFGPKTGQTVKVPKRKKVKFRIAKAAKDAILGTK from the coding sequence ATGGCAAAGGCTCCCGCAAAAGCGCTCACGAAGAGCGAAATCGCCGCCACGTTGGCTGAGAAGGTCGGCATCAGCAAGAAGCAGGTGAACCTGTTCTTCCAGGAACAGGCCAACCTCGCCTACAAGCATGCGAAGAACACCTTCGTGGTCCCCGGCATCGGCAAGCTCGTGCTGGCCGAAAGCCCGGCCCGCGAGATGGTGATGCGCTTCGGTCCAAAGACCGGCCAGACCGTCAAGGTCCCCAAGCGCAAGAAGGTCAAGTTCCGCATCGCCAAGGCCGCCAAGGACGCGATCCTCGGCACGAAGTAA
- a CDS encoding DUF2383 domain-containing protein: MSDGTASNPALNADSREKGTEGIITQLNSLLRGEISAAETYKQAIDKVGTDHAESVKMLRQIQDEHGRAAQGIRERIRSMGGEAADSSGAWGIWAKTVQGTMSLFGGDTGALKALKEGEEHGLKDYREAIDDVDGATAQMITNQFIPAQQRHINLLDQLMTSTAKA, from the coding sequence ATGAGCGACGGAACTGCTTCGAACCCCGCCTTGAACGCCGACTCGCGGGAAAAAGGCACGGAAGGCATTATTACCCAGCTGAACTCCCTGCTACGCGGAGAGATCTCGGCGGCTGAAACGTACAAGCAGGCGATCGACAAAGTCGGTACCGACCACGCCGAAAGCGTGAAGATGCTTCGTCAAATTCAAGACGAGCACGGCCGGGCGGCCCAAGGGATCCGCGAGCGCATCCGCTCGATGGGTGGCGAGGCGGCCGATTCGTCGGGGGCATGGGGCATCTGGGCCAAGACGGTTCAGGGCACCATGAGTCTGTTCGGTGGCGATACCGGTGCCCTCAAAGCGCTTAAAGAGGGTGAGGAGCACGGCTTAAAGGACTACCGAGAGGCCATCGACGACGTCGACGGCGCCACCGCCCAGATGATCACCAACCAGTTCATCCCCGCCCAGCAGCGGCACATTAACCTGCTGGACCAGCTGATGACCAGCACTGCCAAGGCGTGA
- the rpsR gene encoding 30S ribosomal protein S18 has protein sequence MAREVREKREKREQFQTFNRPKVKIARTAADGTVYIDYKDTESLRKMISGNGKIQSRKRTGASAMEQRMIAKAVKRARYMALLPYVTAAQ, from the coding sequence ATGGCCCGTGAAGTCCGCGAAAAGCGTGAGAAGCGCGAACAATTCCAAACGTTCAACCGTCCGAAGGTGAAGATCGCCCGCACCGCCGCCGATGGCACGGTCTACATCGACTACAAGGACACCGAGTCGCTGCGCAAGATGATCAGCGGCAACGGCAAGATCCAGTCGCGCAAGCGCACCGGCGCCAGCGCCATGGAACAACGCATGATCGCCAAGGCCGTGAAGCGCGCCCGCTATATGGCGCTCCTGCCCTACGTGACGGCCGCCCAGTAA
- a CDS encoding GGDEF domain-containing protein: MEDRNAPQSDSAPSSSAARRAALWGLKGLTLLALVAGVALCAQWVQGASPRWGTYVTQLTLIGAAAAGLISAGYYRQREWVAPLRRLESAYTDVRDRNAPIDVLNAVGGQLRPAAMMVAELMRELRSQQTKVAELNHELRQRVAQRTEQLERRIGSLKRQSTTDTLTGLQNRRRLDDALPEMMDRCQQEGTDLCLLMIDVDYFKQLNDLKGHAAGDDFLKSVGQLMRGTLRAADEAFRIGGDEFLILLPGCNAATGGAFAERLAVLTEAFARTFKVPLPPKLSIGMSTLRSLAEPSVANMMAEADKALYAVKAGRAIKSRAS; the protein is encoded by the coding sequence GTGGAAGACCGTAATGCGCCGCAGTCCGATAGTGCGCCCTCATCATCCGCGGCCCGGCGCGCCGCGTTATGGGGCCTGAAGGGCCTCACGTTGCTCGCCCTGGTCGCCGGCGTGGCGCTGTGCGCGCAGTGGGTGCAGGGCGCCTCGCCGCGCTGGGGCACGTACGTCACGCAGTTGACACTGATCGGCGCGGCCGCAGCGGGACTGATCTCGGCGGGGTACTACCGACAGCGAGAGTGGGTCGCGCCGCTGCGCCGGTTGGAATCAGCGTACACGGACGTGCGCGATCGCAACGCGCCGATCGACGTGCTGAACGCCGTCGGTGGGCAGCTGCGCCCAGCCGCGATGATGGTCGCCGAGCTGATGCGCGAACTGCGATCGCAACAGACGAAGGTGGCCGAGCTGAACCACGAGCTGCGCCAGCGCGTCGCGCAGCGCACCGAACAGCTCGAGCGGCGCATCGGTTCGCTGAAGCGACAATCGACCACGGACACGCTCACTGGTTTGCAGAACCGCCGGCGGCTGGACGACGCGCTACCGGAGATGATGGACCGTTGTCAGCAAGAGGGGACCGACCTGTGCCTGCTGATGATCGATGTCGACTACTTCAAGCAACTGAACGACCTGAAGGGCCACGCCGCGGGTGACGATTTCTTGAAATCAGTAGGCCAGTTGATGCGCGGCACGCTGCGCGCGGCCGACGAAGCGTTCCGCATTGGTGGCGACGAGTTCCTGATCCTGCTGCCCGGGTGCAACGCCGCGACGGGTGGCGCGTTCGCCGAGCGGCTGGCGGTGCTGACGGAGGCGTTCGCGCGCACGTTCAAGGTGCCGTTGCCACCGAAGTTGTCGATCGGGATGAGCACACTGCGCAGCTTGGCCGAGCCCTCGGTCGCGAACATGATGGCCGAGGCGGATAAGGCGCTGTACGCGGTGAAGGCGGGGCGTGCGATCAAGTCGCGGGCGAGTTGA
- the sthA gene encoding Si-specific NAD(P)(+) transhydrogenase produces MTAHSKYDLVVLGSGPAGQKAAVAAAKLGKRVAVVERAHSVGGVCIHTGTIPSKAIREAVLHLTGIRERAVYGDGYAVKHGITMADLLYRCHHVVKSEVDVIRNQMERNGVTMLYGSASFAGPNTIRVEHDGGAYDVFGQHILVAVGTQPARPSTVPFVPGKIIDSNGLLELQKLPRSIVVVGGGVIGTEYACMLAAVGVRVTLVESQPRLLEFVDNELAESLQFRLRDMGVRLRLGESVSTIEDTTDGVVATLCSNKRIFADTLLYAIGRQGATAGLNLEAAGLSADNRGRLKVNETLQTSVPHIYAAGDVIGFPALAATSMEQGRLAAHHMFPQAGSLVAPAAEAAPFPYGIYTIPEISMIGATEQQLTQAGTPYEAGIARYREIARGQLIADPHGLMKLLFHPESRRLLGVHVIGTGATELIHIGQAVMTAGMPIDYFVESVFNYPTLAECYKVAALEGLSRSRPAQKTPATPLAVAA; encoded by the coding sequence ATGACCGCACACTCAAAATATGACCTGGTCGTGCTTGGGTCCGGCCCCGCCGGTCAGAAGGCTGCCGTCGCTGCGGCCAAGCTCGGCAAGCGGGTGGCGGTCGTCGAACGCGCCCATAGCGTCGGTGGCGTCTGCATCCATACCGGAACCATTCCGTCGAAAGCGATCCGCGAGGCCGTGCTGCACCTCACTGGCATTCGCGAGCGCGCGGTCTACGGCGACGGTTACGCGGTGAAGCACGGCATCACCATGGCCGACCTGCTCTATCGTTGCCATCACGTGGTGAAGAGCGAGGTCGACGTCATCCGTAACCAGATGGAACGCAACGGCGTCACCATGCTGTACGGTAGCGCCTCGTTCGCTGGGCCGAACACGATCCGCGTGGAACACGACGGCGGCGCGTACGACGTCTTCGGCCAGCACATCCTGGTGGCCGTCGGTACCCAACCGGCGCGACCGAGCACGGTGCCCTTTGTGCCGGGCAAAATTATCGATAGCAACGGACTATTGGAACTGCAGAAGTTGCCGCGCAGCATCGTGGTGGTGGGCGGTGGCGTGATCGGCACCGAGTACGCCTGCATGCTGGCCGCGGTCGGCGTGCGCGTGACGCTCGTTGAATCGCAGCCGCGCTTGCTGGAGTTCGTGGATAACGAACTGGCCGAGTCGTTGCAGTTTCGCCTTCGTGACATGGGCGTGCGCCTGCGTTTAGGCGAGAGCGTGTCGACGATCGAAGATACGACCGACGGCGTCGTGGCGACGCTGTGCAGCAACAAGCGCATCTTCGCCGACACGCTGCTGTACGCCATCGGCCGCCAGGGCGCCACGGCCGGACTGAACCTGGAGGCCGCGGGATTGTCTGCCGACAATCGCGGGCGCTTAAAGGTGAACGAGACGCTGCAGACCAGCGTGCCGCACATCTACGCCGCCGGTGACGTGATCGGCTTCCCCGCGCTGGCGGCCACGAGCATGGAACAGGGGCGCCTCGCGGCGCATCACATGTTCCCGCAGGCTGGCAGCCTTGTCGCGCCGGCGGCGGAAGCGGCGCCGTTTCCGTACGGCATCTACACGATTCCCGAGATCAGCATGATCGGCGCAACCGAGCAGCAGCTCACGCAGGCGGGTACGCCATACGAAGCGGGCATCGCGCGTTACCGCGAGATCGCGCGCGGCCAACTGATCGCCGACCCGCACGGCTTAATGAAGTTGCTTTTCCACCCGGAGAGCCGCAGGTTGCTCGGGGTGCACGTGATCGGCACTGGCGCGACGGAGCTGATTCACATTGGGCAAGCAGTGATGACCGCGGGCATGCCGATCGATTATTTCGTTGAGAGCGTTTTTAACTACCCCACGCTCGCCGAGTGCTACAAAGTCGCAGCGCTGGAAGGACTGTCGCGGTCGCGGCCGGCGCAGAAGACACCGGCGACCCCACTTGCCGTCGCTGCGTAG
- a CDS encoding response regulator produces MNPHPISTLRILIVEDDKGTRCAMTRLLERHGYGATASGTVADTLELLLRQTFDVALVDLMLPDGHGGEIVDWLTLHAPQTAVTVLTGCNDATLLQAIRASGGVRLLQKPIEFVEVLANIRKTG; encoded by the coding sequence ATGAACCCACACCCAATCTCTACGCTGCGCATTCTGATCGTCGAGGACGACAAGGGCACCCGCTGTGCGATGACGCGGTTGCTTGAACGTCACGGCTACGGCGCCACCGCGTCGGGCACGGTCGCCGATACGCTCGAACTGTTGCTGCGGCAGACGTTCGACGTCGCGCTCGTCGATCTGATGCTCCCCGATGGTCACGGCGGGGAGATCGTCGACTGGCTAACCCTGCACGCGCCTCAGACGGCCGTCACCGTGCTCACCGGTTGCAACGACGCCACCTTGCTGCAAGCCATCAGGGCCAGCGGTGGCGTGCGCCTGTTGCAGAAGCCGATCGAGTTCGTCGAAGTGCTGGCGAACATTCGCAAGACCGGCTGA
- a CDS encoding DUF4080 domain-containing protein encodes MPQIVLTTLNARYAHASFGLRYLMANLGPLAAHATMIEFDIKRPIPTAAQEVLKQEPIIVGIGVYIWNVTQSTELVRELKRLRPNLTIVLGGPEVSYETNQQEIAHLADYVITGEADLAFAALCDKLLTNRRPLTKVIAADLPEFAAKQKALQLAPSSPTVALPYDLYTDVDIAQRVIYVEASRGCPFKCEFCLSSLDVPVRNVPTDAFLAAMQSLLDRGVRRFKFVDRTFNLNLNISRAILRFFLDRLSDDLFLHFEMIPDRLPDPLRELITQFPPGTLQFEVGIQTFNEDVSALISRRQDVAKIQENLTWLREQTGVHVHADLIVGLPGEDIASFARGFDRLVRLRPQEIQVGMLKRLRGTPIVRHDATWEMVYDPAPPYEVRQTKLIDAGAMLGMKRFARFWDLIANSGNFVETTARVLDNGPSPFASFRAMTEWLFARFGRAHGIPLHELAEGVLRFCVDWLSLDERATAESLWRDWQRAGRGDRPVFLRDFVNKDDARAARRRHAGALPSRQARHLPI; translated from the coding sequence ATGCCGCAGATCGTCCTCACCACCCTCAACGCCCGCTACGCGCACGCGTCGTTCGGCTTGCGTTACCTCATGGCCAACCTCGGCCCGCTGGCGGCGCACGCCACGATGATCGAGTTCGACATCAAGCGCCCTATCCCGACGGCTGCGCAAGAAGTCCTGAAACAGGAACCGATTATCGTCGGCATCGGCGTCTACATCTGGAACGTAACGCAGTCGACCGAACTGGTGCGCGAACTGAAGCGGCTGCGCCCAAACTTGACGATCGTGCTGGGCGGGCCAGAGGTGTCGTACGAGACGAACCAGCAGGAGATCGCGCACCTGGCCGACTACGTCATCACCGGCGAGGCCGACCTCGCGTTCGCGGCGCTCTGCGACAAGCTGCTGACCAACCGCAGGCCGTTGACGAAGGTCATCGCCGCCGATCTACCGGAGTTCGCCGCGAAGCAAAAGGCGCTGCAACTTGCACCTTCGTCGCCGACGGTGGCGCTGCCATACGATTTGTATACCGATGTGGATATCGCGCAACGCGTGATTTACGTTGAGGCGTCGCGCGGCTGTCCGTTCAAGTGCGAGTTTTGCCTGTCCTCGCTCGACGTGCCGGTGCGCAACGTGCCGACTGATGCGTTCCTGGCTGCCATGCAGTCGCTGCTCGACCGCGGTGTGCGGCGGTTCAAGTTTGTCGATCGCACGTTCAACCTCAACCTGAACATCAGCCGCGCCATCTTGCGCTTCTTCCTCGATCGGCTCAGCGACGATCTGTTCCTGCACTTCGAGATGATCCCCGATCGCCTGCCCGATCCGCTGCGCGAGCTCATCACACAATTCCCGCCAGGCACGCTGCAGTTCGAGGTGGGCATCCAAACGTTCAACGAGGACGTGTCGGCCCTCATCAGTCGCCGGCAGGACGTGGCGAAGATCCAGGAGAACCTCACCTGGCTGCGCGAGCAGACGGGCGTTCACGTGCATGCCGACCTGATCGTCGGACTGCCTGGCGAGGACATCGCCAGCTTCGCGCGCGGCTTCGACCGCCTGGTGCGATTGCGGCCTCAGGAGATCCAAGTCGGCATGCTGAAGCGCCTGCGCGGCACGCCGATCGTGCGGCACGATGCGACTTGGGAGATGGTGTACGACCCTGCGCCACCGTACGAGGTGCGACAGACGAAGCTGATCGACGCGGGCGCCATGCTCGGCATGAAGCGTTTTGCGCGCTTCTGGGACCTGATCGCCAACAGCGGCAACTTCGTCGAGACGACCGCGCGGGTGCTCGACAACGGACCTTCACCGTTCGCCAGCTTCCGCGCGATGACGGAATGGCTCTTCGCGCGCTTTGGTCGCGCGCACGGCATTCCACTGCACGAGCTGGCCGAGGGGGTGCTGCGGTTCTGCGTCGATTGGTTGAGCCTTGACGAACGCGCGACGGCCGAATCCCTCTGGCGCGATTGGCAACGCGCCGGGCGCGGTGATCGGCCAGTCTTCCTGCGCGACTTCGTGAACAAGGACGATGCCCGCGCCGCCCGCCGCCGGCACGCCGGTGCGCTGCCGAGTCGACAGGCGCGGCACTTGCCGATCTAG
- a CDS encoding YdjY domain-containing protein, translating to MRALHSLLIVLLMSTGAIAQDVPPSPTTAPADQQQAGGFPGIAVDVAAKQVRVDCETLDVDAPLEFFCVVSGTNEHEAMLRSPIKPSHLHAALLMLGLQPGEPVRYSEATEKWIPPHGPPLTLFVEFEKNGKRQRYPAYRLLRNVKTKQPMPPTTWIFAGSRLLDDNSYAADATGYLVSIVNFNYTVIDIPMLASSANESLSWEINSDLMPPHATKATLVIEPAGAGDVAPPNGSGNADLGTTSTTQPTDDRNTGTRLSDVTVNAAEIDTLQSAWEAAVRPHHAALREAAQAHYDVINSMRREQQRLIDEADRIQRRIDELEKSYQDMTTPRPSAITP from the coding sequence ATGCGCGCATTGCACAGCCTGTTGATCGTCCTCCTGATGTCCACCGGCGCCATCGCGCAGGACGTTCCCCCTTCCCCCACTACCGCACCGGCCGACCAACAGCAGGCCGGTGGTTTTCCGGGCATCGCGGTCGATGTCGCCGCCAAGCAGGTGCGCGTGGACTGCGAGACGCTGGACGTCGACGCGCCCCTGGAGTTCTTTTGCGTGGTCAGCGGCACCAACGAGCACGAGGCGATGCTGCGCTCGCCGATCAAACCGTCACACCTGCACGCGGCGCTGCTGATGCTCGGCCTGCAGCCGGGCGAGCCGGTGCGCTATTCCGAGGCCACCGAGAAGTGGATTCCACCGCACGGCCCGCCACTGACGCTGTTCGTTGAGTTCGAGAAGAACGGCAAACGGCAGCGGTATCCCGCGTACCGGTTGCTGCGCAACGTAAAGACGAAGCAACCGATGCCCCCGACGACGTGGATCTTCGCCGGCAGCCGATTGCTGGACGACAACTCGTACGCCGCCGATGCAACGGGATATCTCGTGAGCATCGTGAACTTCAACTACACGGTGATCGACATCCCGATGCTCGCCAGCAGCGCCAACGAGTCGCTGTCGTGGGAGATCAACTCCGACCTCATGCCGCCGCACGCCACGAAGGCCACGCTGGTGATCGAGCCGGCCGGTGCCGGTGATGTGGCTCCGCCGAACGGAAGCGGGAATGCCGATCTGGGCACGACGTCTACGACGCAGCCGACCGATGATCGCAACACTGGTACGAGACTCTCCGACGTAACGGTGAATGCGGCCGAGATCGACACGTTGCAGTCGGCGTGGGAGGCCGCGGTGCGGCCGCACCACGCGGCGCTGCGCGAGGCGGCTCAGGCCCACTACGACGTCATCAATTCGATGCGCCGCGAACAGCAGCGCTTGATCGATGAGGCTGATCGCATCCAACGCCGCATCGATGAGTTGGAGAAGAGCTATCAGGACATGACCACGCCGCGCCCGTCGGCGATCACACCATGA
- a CDS encoding alpha/beta fold hydrolase, with product MNFPSHATVLLIMHCCLLLPAQLSAQANATPEQQPQAQAAPAVPYVLHLPGIGGRRGLDRAMVRGLQFGGFTEHDTYDWTENDPGLNALLAIKRNRQQARHVAQLITDIAARNPRRQINLVAHSGGTGIAVWALESLPPEVKVHNLVLLSSALSPDYDLSEALRHVEHKAYAFTSMNDTLVLGVGTKMFGTIDGKKVEAGGRVGFVVPPTADAEQYEKFVQFPYDPAFLKYGNLGDHIGPMRMTFAEDVLAPLLLRDVAPPTSPVTPATKPVRNAPVQRVGR from the coding sequence ATGAACTTTCCATCACACGCCACCGTTCTGCTGATCATGCATTGCTGCCTGCTGTTGCCCGCACAGCTGTCCGCACAGGCGAACGCGACGCCCGAACAACAGCCGCAGGCGCAAGCCGCCCCTGCGGTGCCCTACGTGCTGCACCTGCCCGGCATTGGTGGCCGACGCGGGTTGGACCGCGCCATGGTGCGTGGCCTGCAGTTCGGCGGGTTCACGGAGCACGACACGTACGACTGGACCGAGAACGATCCGGGCCTGAACGCGCTGCTGGCGATCAAGCGCAACCGCCAGCAGGCCAGGCACGTCGCGCAGCTGATCACCGATATCGCCGCCCGCAACCCGCGCCGCCAGATCAACCTTGTCGCGCACAGCGGCGGCACGGGCATCGCCGTCTGGGCGCTGGAATCGCTGCCACCCGAGGTGAAGGTACACAACCTCGTACTGCTGTCGTCGGCGCTGTCGCCAGACTACGACCTGAGCGAGGCGCTGCGACACGTCGAGCATAAGGCGTACGCGTTCACGAGCATGAACGACACGCTCGTGCTCGGCGTGGGCACGAAGATGTTCGGTACGATTGACGGGAAGAAGGTGGAGGCCGGCGGGCGCGTCGGGTTCGTCGTTCCGCCGACCGCGGACGCCGAGCAGTACGAGAAGTTCGTTCAGTTCCCGTACGACCCGGCCTTCCTGAAGTATGGCAACCTCGGCGACCACATCGGCCCGATGCGCATGACGTTCGCCGAGGACGTGCTGGCGCCGCTGCTGCTGCGCGACGTCGCACCGCCGACGTCACCTGTAACGCCGGCGACGAAGCCGGTGAGGAACGCGCCGGTTCAGCGGGTGGGGCGTTGA
- the deoC gene encoding deoxyribose-phosphate aldolase: MTSSELAAKIDHTILKPEATAMEVQQNIAEARQHQFASVCVAPIWVATVAEGLQGTNVLTCTVTAFPHGTSKATVKAIEATSSVKEGADEVDVVAHLPYLMQFDLDAARAELIEVVRAVRAARKDVVVKVIVESAALLKAGNDAGERSLEVACRAVRESGCDFIKTSTGFHPAGGASLEAVRLMKKYGQGLLVKASGGIRDLPTALAMFDAGADRLGMSASVAVVDAMA; this comes from the coding sequence ATGACCTCTTCAGAACTCGCCGCCAAGATTGATCACACCATTCTTAAGCCCGAAGCAACGGCCATGGAAGTGCAGCAAAACATCGCCGAAGCGAGACAGCATCAGTTCGCATCGGTCTGCGTCGCGCCAATTTGGGTGGCAACCGTCGCCGAAGGGTTGCAGGGCACGAACGTGCTCACCTGCACCGTCACCGCGTTTCCGCATGGCACATCGAAAGCGACCGTGAAAGCGATCGAGGCAACCTCATCCGTAAAGGAAGGAGCCGACGAGGTCGACGTGGTTGCGCACTTGCCGTACCTGATGCAGTTCGATTTGGATGCCGCAAGGGCGGAACTGATTGAAGTCGTGCGAGCCGTGCGCGCAGCTCGCAAAGATGTGGTAGTGAAGGTGATTGTCGAGTCGGCCGCGCTGCTGAAGGCGGGGAACGATGCGGGAGAGCGGTCGCTCGAGGTTGCTTGCCGAGCGGTGCGCGAGAGTGGCTGTGACTTCATCAAGACAAGCACCGGCTTCCACCCGGCCGGTGGGGCGAGCCTGGAAGCCGTGCGCCTGATGAAGAAGTATGGCCAGGGTCTGCTGGTCAAAGCGTCCGGTGGCATTCGCGACCTGCCGACCGCACTCGCGATGTTCGATGCTGGTGCCGACCGTCTTGGCATGAGCGCCTCAGTGGCCGTCGTCGACGCTATGGCCTAA
- a CDS encoding ParB/RepB/Spo0J family partition protein, with translation MSKMKSRLGRGLSSLISVNEEPATTAAPPAVELEKKAAENPVGQDRTDAAPATVPVDAVVPNPHQPRRSFPEASLIELAASLKANGLIQPILVRRQGDQYELVAGERRLRAAKLAGLKEIPAIIRDVDGLTQAQLALVENIQREDLNPIDRANGYRTLMNQLGLTQAELAGRLGEDRSGIANFTRLLDLQKDVQQMIGDGRLTLGHGKVLAGVSDAGEQLRLAELAVAQGLSVRNLERLVQDPTATTASTKSKSDSPHLNDLERSVARQLGLKVQIRTSGSKGRGRITMHYGSLDQFDELMTRLGVDVEP, from the coding sequence ATGTCAAAAATGAAATCGCGATTAGGGCGTGGCCTGAGCAGCTTGATCTCCGTTAACGAGGAGCCCGCTACAACGGCCGCCCCCCCGGCGGTGGAGCTCGAGAAAAAGGCGGCCGAGAACCCGGTCGGACAGGATCGAACCGATGCCGCCCCTGCGACGGTTCCCGTCGACGCCGTGGTGCCGAATCCGCACCAGCCACGCCGCTCGTTTCCAGAAGCATCTCTCATTGAACTTGCTGCCAGCTTAAAAGCGAACGGATTAATCCAGCCCATCCTCGTTCGTCGGCAAGGCGATCAATATGAGCTGGTCGCCGGGGAACGACGATTGAGGGCGGCGAAACTGGCGGGGTTGAAAGAGATTCCCGCGATAATCCGAGACGTGGATGGCCTCACCCAAGCACAACTCGCGCTCGTTGAGAATATTCAAAGGGAGGACCTGAATCCAATCGACCGGGCGAATGGGTACCGCACGCTGATGAATCAACTCGGCCTGACGCAAGCGGAGCTCGCAGGTCGATTGGGAGAAGACCGTAGTGGCATCGCGAACTTCACTCGCTTGTTGGACCTGCAGAAGGACGTGCAGCAGATGATCGGCGATGGCCGTCTTACCCTAGGGCACGGAAAAGTCTTAGCGGGGGTCAGCGACGCAGGCGAACAGCTCCGCCTGGCTGAGCTGGCGGTTGCCCAAGGCCTGTCCGTTCGCAATCTAGAGCGCCTCGTTCAAGATCCAACGGCGACCACAGCATCAACGAAATCGAAATCTGATTCGCCACATCTGAACGATCTTGAACGATCGGTCGCACGCCAGCTGGGCTTGAAGGTGCAAATCCGAACGTCAGGATCGAAGGGGAGAGGGCGGATCACCATGCATTACGGTTCACTCGACCAGTTCGATGAATTGATGACCCGGCTCGGCGTTGATGTAGAACCGTAA
- a CDS encoding NADH-quinone oxidoreductase subunit D: MPYTLEPAGPETLSSADASGNSDNRWTLNFGPQHPATHTTLRLVLELDGERVVGCVPHIGYLHSGFEKLGEVLNYNQYVTIVDRMDYSAPIYNELAWHGAAEKLMGIEITPRCKVLRTIAGELGRIQSHLLCVGAAGLDLGALTAFLYVFNERESIYDIVELMSGQRFHTSWTRVGGLNQDLPDEAMFKKMVKTFINETMPRAVGEVEKLLNKNRIFIDRTKGISPISREDAIAWSMTGPMARAAGVRRDVRKDAPYLCFADNWDGQGAKAVKFQVPVMTTGDVYARYLVRLEEMKQSCEIIRQLIDDIPGGPVNVSPEGKETLPPKDQVYSSIEGLIQHFELIMTNRGFEAPKGEVYHCIESGNGELGYYIVSSGENVPWRVRTRPPCFINYQTFPKLVQGHMISDVVAVLGSINVIAAELDR, encoded by the coding sequence ATGCCATATACACTTGAGCCCGCCGGTCCGGAAACGCTGTCGTCTGCCGACGCGTCGGGGAACAGCGACAATCGATGGACGTTGAACTTCGGGCCGCAGCACCCCGCGACGCATACGACGCTGCGCCTCGTTTTGGAACTGGACGGCGAGCGCGTCGTCGGTTGCGTGCCGCACATCGGGTACCTGCATTCGGGCTTTGAAAAGCTCGGCGAGGTCCTGAACTACAACCAGTACGTCACCATCGTCGACCGGATGGACTACTCGGCCCCCATTTACAACGAGCTGGCCTGGCACGGGGCGGCTGAAAAGTTGATGGGCATCGAGATCACGCCACGCTGCAAAGTGCTGCGGACGATCGCCGGCGAGCTGGGGCGCATCCAGTCGCACCTGCTGTGCGTCGGCGCCGCGGGGTTGGACTTGGGGGCGCTCACGGCGTTCCTGTACGTGTTCAACGAGCGCGAGTCGATCTACGACATCGTCGAGCTGATGAGCGGCCAGCGTTTCCACACCAGCTGGACCCGGGTAGGGGGGCTCAACCAAGACCTGCCCGACGAGGCGATGTTCAAGAAGATGGTGAAGACGTTCATCAATGAGACGATGCCCCGGGCGGTCGGCGAGGTCGAAAAGCTGCTGAACAAGAACCGAATCTTCATCGATCGCACGAAGGGCATCAGCCCGATCAGCCGAGAGGACGCGATCGCCTGGAGCATGACCGGCCCCATGGCCCGCGCCGCCGGCGTGCGGCGCGACGTCCGGAAAGATGCGCCTTACCTCTGCTTCGCCGACAATTGGGACGGCCAGGGCGCCAAGGCCGTGAAGTTCCAGGTGCCGGTGATGACGACCGGCGACGTCTACGCGCGGTATCTCGTGCGATTAGAGGAAATGAAACAAAGCTGCGAGATCATCCGCCAGCTGATCGACGACATTCCGGGAGGTCCGGTAAACGTTTCGCCGGAAGGCAAGGAAACGCTGCCGCCGAAGGATCAGGTTTACAGCAGCATCGAGGGGCTGATCCAGCACTTCGAATTGATCATGACAAACCGCGGTTTCGAGGCGCCGAAGGGCGAGGTGTACCACTGCATCGAAAGCGGCAACGGCGAGCTGGGATACTATATAGTAAGCAGCGGCGAGAACGTCCCCTGGCGCGTCCGCACGCGGCCGCCCTGCTTCATCAATTACCAGACGTTCCCCAAGCTGGTGCAAGGCCACATGATATCGGACGTGGTCGCCGTGCTCGGCAGCATCAACGTGATCGCGGCGGAGCTGGACCGATAA